A genomic window from Plasmodium reichenowi strain SY57 chromosome 6, whole genome shotgun sequence includes:
- a CDS encoding enoyl-acyl carrier reductase — translation MNKISQRLLFLFLHFYTIACFIQNNTQKTFHNILQNEQIRGKEKGFYRKGKRQNIFIGNKMKHVNNMNNTHNNNHYMEKEEQDASNINKIKEENKNEDICFIAGIGDTNGYGWGIAKELSKRNVKIIFGIWPPVYNIFMKNYKNGKFDNDMIIDKDKKMNILDMLPFDASFDTANDIDEETKNNKRYNMLQNYTIEDVANLIHQKYGKINMLVHSLANAKEVQKDLLNTSRKGYLDALSKSSYSLISLCKYFVNIMKPQSSIISLTYHASQKVVPGYGGGMSSAKAALESDTRVLAYHLGRNYNIRINTISAGPLKSRAATAINKLNNPYENNTNQNKNRSNHDVHNIMNNSGEKEEKKKSASQNYTFIDYAIEYSEKYAPLRQKLLSTDIGSVASFLLSRESRAITGQTIYVDNGLNIMFLPDDIYRNENK, via the coding sequence atgaataaaatatcaCAACGGTTATTATTCCTCTTTCTACATTTTTATACCATTGCATGCTTTATCCAGAATAATACTCAAAAGACATTCCATAACATTCTTCAGAATGAACAGATACGAGGTAAGGAAAAAGGATTTTATAGAAAAGGAAAACGCcaaaacatatttataggaaacaaaatgaaacacgtgaataatatgaataatacacacaataataatcattataTGGAGAAAGAAGAACAAGATGCATCAAAcataaacaaaattaaagaagaaaataaaaatgaagatatttgttttattgCTGGTATAGGAGATACAAATGGATACGGGTGGGGTATTGCTAAAGAATTATCCAAAAgaaatgtaaaaataattttcgGTATTTGGCCTCctgtttataatatttttatgaaaaattataaaaacgGGAAATTTGATAATGATATGATTATTGATAAAGATaagaaaatgaatatattagaCATGCTACCCTTTGACGCTTCTTTTGATACTGCCAATGATATAGATGAAGAAAcgaaaaataataaaagatataatatgttaCAGAATTATACTATAGAAGATGTAGCCAATTTAATACATcaaaaatatggaaaaatTAATATGCTCGTTCATTCTTTAGCTAACGCTAAAGAAGTTCAAAaagatttattaaatacCAGTCGAAAAGGTTATTTAGATGCTCTTAGTAAAAGTTCTTACTCTTTAATATcattatgtaaatattttgtcAATATTATGAAACCTCAATCCAGCATTATTTCATTAACATATCATGCTAGCCAAAAAGTTGTGCCAGGTTATGGTGGAGGTATGTCCAGCGCTAAAGCTGCACTCGAATCTGATACCAGAGTTTTAGCTTATCATCTAGgaagaaattataatatcaGAATTAATACCATCAGTGCAGGACCACTTAAATCAAGAGCAGCTACTGctattaataaattaaacaatccatatgaaaataatacaaatcaaaataaaaataggAGTAATCATGatgttcataatattatgaacaaTTCAGGTGaaaaggaagaaaaaaaaaaatcagCTAGCcaaaattatacatttatagATTATGCAATAGAGTATTCAGAAAAGTATGCTCCATTACGTCAAAAGTTATTATCAACAGATATTGGATCTGTAGCATCATTTTTGTTATCTCGAGAGAGTCGTGCGATAACTGGGCAGACAATATATGTGGATAACGgattaaatataatgtttttaccagatgatatatatcgcaatgaaaataaataa
- a CDS encoding hypothetical protein (conserved Plasmodium protein, unknown function) — MEKKIKRKDDSKSIKPSNVEQNHMDNYINCTLKEGYKENKDVYKNDMIDLQMTQLIEHLYGLKMKLQKEKKKEKKEKYISMDNFPNEKKKYMSIKKKRSETDEKNNYNKLIIPKSNQNMKYVPELLRAIDIYKNKHTEEQKNRMDTEEKYEQMIRNLKKKHISEINEIKNNILEDVNLLIQKYRTISLKLLNITNKKELEKKKITEICVSACKQFEDDVKDKAKISMEEYKSHIMYSFNKIKEEKHNLEKKMRYMQKQHEEEKKILADQKETILLKHKIKEEKTLNEKIQSERFLEKRNIINDLYSKVDVQIKNYEENIIRVFLAILTKHDIKMDVKELSSYIKNAMCNYYKDEQIDISRQNGGKREEDKINYAFTCTNN; from the exons atggagaagaagataaaaagaaaagatgATAGCAAAAGTATTAAACCATCGAATGTAGAACAAAATCATATggataattatataaattgtaCTTTAAAAGAAGGATACAAAGAAAATAAGgatgtatataaaaatgatatgaTAGATCTAcaa ATGACACAACTTATTGAACATTTATATGgattaaaaatgaaactacaaaaggaaaaaaaaaaagaaaaaaaagaaaaatacaTTTCAATGGATAATTTTCCGAAtgagaagaaaaaatatatgtccataaaaaagaaaaggagTGAAACAGAtgagaaaaataattataacaaGTTAATTATTCCAAAGAGTAACCAgaa TATGAAGTATGTGCCAGag tTGCTTAGAGCAATAGATATCtacaaaaataaacatactgaagaacaaaaaaatagaatGGATAcagaagaaaaatatgaacaaatgATCAGgaacttaaaaaaaaaacatataagtgaaataaatgaaataaaaaataatattcttgAGGATGTCAACTTGTTAATACA aaaatatagaaCCATCtcattaaaattattaaatataacaaataaaaaagaacttgaaaaaaaaaaaatcacTGAAATATGTGTAAGTGCTTGTAAACAGTTTGAAGACGACGTAAAGGACAAAGCAAAA ATATCTATGgaagaatataaaagtCATATCATGTACTCATTCAACAAAATAAAGGAGGAGAAACATAActtagaaaaaaaaat GAGATATATGCAAAAACAACATGaagaggaaaaaaaaattttagcagatcaaaaagaaacaatccttttaaaacataaaataaaagaagagaaaacattaaatgaaaaaattcAAAGTGAAAGATTTCttgaaaaaagaaatataattaatgatttatattcaaag GTTGAtgtacaaataaaaaattatgaagaAAACATCATAAGAGTTTTTCTTGCTATTCTTACTAAGCATGATATTAAAATGGATGTTAAAGAATTATCttcttatataaaaaatgcAATGTGTAATTATTACAAGGATGAACAAATAGATATATCTAGACAAAACGGg gGAAAACGTGAGGAAGACAAAATTAATTATGCCTTTACATGTACAAATAATTAa
- a CDS encoding GPI-anchored wall transfer protein 1, putative has product MSNMNILAYILICPFNLIYIFDLPSYIPELNKKLEKDEVFIYGKDIRKNESVYSLHYEKYLYELSRRYYDIILKYNKKLGVNQEKEYNLIMSRAIDEKKKKNTTQGEYNNDDDNNNDDDNNNDDDNNNDDNNNNDDNNNNNYYYNYNYDSNWKLYQIYEKEEPRSYELIRVEIYKKEIFLIYKNEKTKSSIKFIIKKRKDIKNYLSLCYKNCINKLDKNDYNILKSTINNSKENIINIAYIYMYIIFFFLCIYVEKNLFLYFPILLQKYEILTTLFILFIPLILFVFFYFYFTIIKLISASLVFYITFQLTYYTQGMSIYMEHNILKHTQKEEETYDKKKDIINSVQGNMENDLWYSSKKNVDTKMYSSSNKREEYIIHNTLKHFRLMNICMTYICIFAVDFYFFPNHFCKSYYYGNTLMDIGIGASISSSAYSQEIKKFTYIKEKKRIMEFKHLVLFILGISRFIGIYLFNYNYNISEYGIHWNFFLTLCITFLTSNICFILLKRIRYIFLFSIFSITLYEIAIYYFDLHNYILLKNNRLNFFSSNKEGLFNIIGSVNLYLFSFSLFKYLTKQKTYITTSNIPNNIKDMNNYIYSKNNKHTDININNRNHKIVIRNNHINKYEQDNTNKFINKQINDNKNKLGEEEKLKKLKKLKKLKKKKKNFKKKIIYCLLYLQYIINIYKEEYDTIYYNIKLIISSFIFYLLHIILNLYKNYSVRILCNANYIFLITSLSLFSCALSFSLEDILLRYKKNKINIDITILDKINKNALIVFLFSNILVGIFNILFQTLLLPLIFVIPILVFYSFLILVFTKCLPPSILRLKKKTYHEEKQKKE; this is encoded by the coding sequence atgaGCAACATGAATATACTTGCGTATATTTTGATATGTCCCTTTaacttaatatatatatttgacCTTCCTTCATATATACCTGAGTTAAATAAAAAGCTTGAGAAGGACGAGGTGTTTATATATGGAAAAGATATAAGAAAGAATGAATCTGTATATTCTTTACATTATgagaaatatttatatgaactGTCCAGAAGATATTATgacataatattaaaatataataaaaagcTCGGGGTGAACCAAGAAAAAGAgtataatttaattatgaGTAGAGCGATagatgaaaagaaaaaaaaaaatactaCACAAGGggaatataataatgatgatgataataataatgatgatgataataataatgatgatgataataataatgatgataataataataatgatgataataataataataattattattataattataattatgatagTAATTGGAAATTATACcaaatatatgaaaaggAAGAACCCAGATCATACGAATTAATACGTGTTGAGatttacaaaaaagaaatttttttaatttataaaaatgaaaaaacCAAATCATcaataaaatttataataaagaaaagaaaagatataaaaaattatttgtctttatgttataaaaattgtataaataaattagataaaaatgattataatattttaaaaagtacaataaataatagtaaagaaaatataattaatattgcttatatatatatgtatataatatttttctttttatgtatttatgtagaaaaaaatttatttttatactttcctatattattacaaaagtatgaaatattaacaacattatttattttatttattcctttaattctttttgtttttttttatttttattttactaTAATCAAGCTCATAAGTGCTTCTCTAGTTTTCTATATAACATTTCAATTAACTTATTATACTCAAGGTATgtctatatatatggaaCATAACATATTGAAACATACCCAAAAAGAAGAAGAGACgtatgataaaaaaaaggacATAATAAATTCTGTTCAAGGTAATATGGAAAATGATTTATGGTACAGCtccaaaaaaaatgtagatACAAAAATGTATTCATCTTCAAATAAACGagaagaatatattatacacaatacattaaaacattttagattaatgaatatatgtatgacatatatatgtatctTTGCTGttgatttttatttctttccAAATCATTTTTGTAAATCCTATTATTATGGAAATACGTTAATGGATATAGGGATAGGTGCTTCTATAAGCTCTAGTGCTTATTCTcaagaaataaaaaagtttacttatataaaagagaagaaaagaataatgGAATTTAAACATTtagttttatttattttagGAATATCCAGATTTATCGgaatatatctttttaattataattataatataagcGAATATGGAATACACTGGAATTTCTTTTTAACATTATGTATTACATTTCTTACATctaatatatgttttattttattaaaaaggatacgttatatttttctttttagTATATTCTCTATAACTCTTTATGAAATAGCCATATACTATTTTGActtacataattatatattattaaaaaataatagattaaatttcttttcatCAAACAAAGAAGgattatttaatattataggTTCTGTtaatttgtatttattttctttctcattatttaaatatttaacaaaacaaaaaacatatataacaaCTTCCAACATtccaaataatataaaggaTATGAATAACTATATCTATTCAAAGAACAATAAACACACGGATatcaatataaataataggAATCATAAAATTGTAATTCGgaataatcatataaataaatatgaacaagATAACACAAATAAGTTTattaataaacaaataaatgataataagaataaacttggagaagaagaaaaattaaaaaaattaaaaaaattaaaaaaattaaaaaaaaaaaaaaaaaattttaaaaaaaaaattatatattgtttgTTATACcttcaatatataataaatatatataaagaagaatatgatactatttattataatataaaattaattatatcatcttttattttttatttattacatataattcttaatttatataaaaattatagtGTGCGTATATTATGTAATgcaaattatatatttttaataacatCATTGAGTTTGTTTTCTTGTGCCTTGAGTTTTTCCTTagaagatatattattaagatataaaaaaaataaaataaatattgatataacaatattggataagataaataaaaatgcATTGATAGTTTTCCTTTTCTCGAATATACTTGTGGGCATCTTCAATATTCTATTTCAAACGTTATTATTACCTcttatatttgtaatacCTATATTGGtattttattctttctTAATTCTGGTCTTTACAAAATGCTTACCACCTTCCATACTCcgtttaaaaaaaaaaacatatcATGAGGAAaagcaaaaaaaagaatga
- a CDS encoding ribonuclease, putative (part of same gene as PRSY57_0614100A~gap found within coding sequence) — protein ITVIINTNKKKGKIRRVYKRFDYIPLYFIPLNSMPPSYFLAVALIK, from the exons atcactgttattattaatacaaataaaaaaaaaggaaagaTACGTAGGGTGTACAAG CGTTTCGATTATATACCATTGTATTTTATTCCACTTAATTCGATGCCTCCATCCTATTTTTTGGCTGTAgcattaataaaataa